TTGAACTGCAAAGAGTCACCCTTAGGAACTTTGGAGATCTCGGTGATGGCTTCAACATTTAGCCTTTCTAGGTTGGGTCCAAAGTATTGCAGCGAAGCAAGGTGTAAGACATCGTAGTAAACATACTCCGATTTTCCAAACCACCTACGTCCAAATGAGTTCCTTAAGTCTTTATGAATTCTTTTCCTTACAACATGTGAGTTCTCACTGGCTAGGCGTGATTTCAATTCAAACCGATTGAAGCATCTTTCATAGAAGCGGCCTATATGAAAACATTCATCATAGCCAATATTTATAACTAGCTTATCACTATATGAGAAATCCTCAAGGTCATTATTCCGGAGCCACTGTTCGGCACTTGGTGCAGATGGAGTCACATAATCCTTCCCAATAAAACGCtgttgaatttttgatgCCCGTAAATGATCATAATAAAAGAAGGCAATTACGCCAAAAATTGCAAAGTACAGCAGCAGTCTTTGATACAGCTTTGGTAACCGAATCATGTTGAGGTTTAACTATGGACTCGGCCTCTGATTTTCAGGATTGAAATTTCTATTCGTTTTTCATTGTTCTACCAGattccttttttgaaaagggtAAACACTAGATGATCTTAAAATTTAAAACTTTACACAGAATGCAATATAAAACTTGaatatacataaaaaaCCGTTCCAGGACAGCTTTATATAAGGCTATCTTCCTTCTGGCTTATATATTAGAGAGACGTAGAACGAAATACATCCTACTCATACAATCTTTAATGATCTTCTTGTTCACCAGAATTCTCATAGCGTCTTTTAGAAACCTCTTCATCACTTAGCTGAGGCCTGTGACCACCTGCTCTCAATAAACCACCAGCAGTATTTTCTACTGGAGGTCTTGCACTAGGCTTTACGCAATGGGGCTTGCGCAGTTGTTCAAAATCCATTAACTTCGTCTTTCCTCCCCCCTTTAAAGCAATTTTTGGATTATCGCCCAACTTCTTCTCTAATTCTTCTATATTTTGAGTACGTTGCGTACGACTGGTACTATTATCGCTAACTGCCATTGTTTTCTGTTACGTTGCTCCtatcttgttctttatAACCAACGAGCATCAAAAGTTCTTTTAAGGTGCGAAGCCTTCCTCGCGATGGCTTTGACCAACCAGATAAAAATATCCCACGTACATACATGCATATAAGACAGATAAAATAAAGTAGAGTTGGGAAGGCAAAAATCGTCAATGAGCGAAGAATACATGGAGCAGGTGCAAAGTGCAGAAGGTAGTGGCTTAATAGTAAGTGATGAAAAGGTTAATGATCTACCTTTTGTAGAGTTATTTCTGGGAGAAATCGGCTGTGCCAAATACCTGGATAAATTTGTCCAATGTAATCTTGTTACagaggaagaaatcaaatACCTAGACAAGGATATCCTCACTGCTTTGGGAATAAACAAAATAGGAGACAGACTTAGAATAATGAGGAAGGCTAAATCGTTTCAAAGAGGCAAACGCATTGAGCAAGTAAACGAATTAAAAAACTTGATGGAGAAAGTAAGCTCTCTATCCACTGCCACATTGTCTATGAATTCAGACTTAGTCCCTGAAAAGCATTGCGTGATATTTATTTTAAACGATGGTTCTGCTAAAAAGGTTAATGTGAATGGCTGTTTTAACGCAGACTCTATTAAGAAGAGGTTGATCAGGAGATTACCCCACGAATTATTAGCGACAAATTCTGATGGGCAAGTAACTAAAATGGTTCAGGATTATGATGTATTTGTCTTAGACTACGTCAAGAACGTGTTACATTTGCTGTATGATGTGGAATTAGTCACTATATGTCATGCAAACGATCGAGTTGAGAAAAAtagaataatttttgtttctaAGGACCAGACTCCGAGCGATAAAGCAATATCAACTTCCAAGAAACTGTATTTGAGAACATTGAGTGCATTGAGCCAGGTAggatcatcttcatcaaactTGCTACTACAGGACAAGGGTGTTTCGAATAACTCTCCTGAAGGGAAACTCCTGATTGACAATGTCGAAAAGGATAGAATAAGGCAAATATTCAATCAAAGACCCCCCAGTGAGTTTATCTCGACCAATTTGGCAGGATATTTCCCTCATACAGATATGAAACGCTTGCAAAAGACCATGAGGGAGTCATTTCGTCATTCAGCAAGATTAAGCATCAATAAAAGTAGAAATCTAAGTGCAGAGTCAAACAACATCGGGGACATTCTGTTGAAGCACTCAAATGCCGTTGATATGGCATTATTACAGGGATTAGACCAAACAAGATTAAATAGTAAGCTTGACAAAACCAAGATTTCTAAACttacaaataaaaaagcaGGCACTAAAGATACTATATCTAATCAGCTAGAACTATTAAGCGTTGGATCTGGTGGAGAGGAAGATTATGACTTTCTCGGAGAGGACAGTGAAGTTGTCTCACTACCAACAAAAATTGCTACACCCAAAAACTGGTTGAAGGGTGCTTGCATCGGATCAGGCAGTTTTGGGAGTGTTTACTTGGGTATGAATGCTCATACTGGTGAACTAATGGCAGTAAAACAAGTGGAGATCAAAAATGGCAATATCGGAGCATCCACCtgcaacaataacaacatCAATAAGCAGACTAAGATGGATGAGAATAATGATCAGAAGGAGCAACTGCTACTACGCTCACAAAACcaacaaaaagagaaatcaGAGGATGTCGGAGCCGTAAATCATCCAAAAACcaatcaaaatattcataaaaaaatggtagATGCCTTACAACATGAaatgaatttattgaaggaGCTACATCATGAAAACATAGTTACTTATTATGGTGCCTCTCAAGAAGGCGgaaatttgaatatattcCTTGAATACGTTCCAGGGGGTTCAGTTTCGTCTATGTTAAACAATTACGGTccatttgaagaatcaCTGATTACTAACTTTACCAGACAAATACTCATAGGGGTTGCATATTTACATAAGAAAAACATTATTCACCGAGATATCAAGGGTGCAAACATTTTGATCGATATTAAAGGTTGCGTAAAGATAACTGATTTTggtatttcaaaaaaactatCACCTCTGaataagaaacaaaataaaagagcTTCTTTGCAAGGCTCTGTGTTTTGGATGTCACCAGAAGTTGTTAAACAAACCGCTACTACTGCTAAAGCAGACATATGGTCTACCGCATGCGTTGTTGTTGAAATGTTCACTGGTAAGCATCCATTCCCagatttttctcaaatgcaagcaattttcaaaataggTACCAACACGACTCCTGAAATACCTTCCTGGGCTACGTCGGAAGGAAAGAATTTTCTGAGAAAGGCATTTGAACTGGATTATGAGTACAGACCTACTGCTCTTGAGCTGCTGCAGCATCCGTGGTTGGATGCACATATCctttaaaagaaaacgacCCACACACCTTTTTTTGGGCGACTAAATTACTTTGGTCGAACTTTCCATCAAATactatgtatatatttagTGACATTCATCAAACGATTCCTACTACTtattcctttctttttatttgcGCCGACTGAGCACTCATAAATATAACTATAAAAAAGACCGAAATAGCCACTGCATTCAGTGTTGGTATTTCAACAATAGCATCAAATAAAACAATTCTAGTAAAAGGAGCACAACcacatcaaaaaaaaaaatgcaggaagaaaacaaaacctTTCTTTACAGTTTCATGAAAAGATTATTGGTGTCTTCACAGCGATCTGTTCTGGAGAAAAGAGGTAGCTGGGAcattgaagaggaagactGTATAAACTCATCCGTAGGAACGGTGTTTTGTTCATTTCTGTCATAGGATAAAGCCATTTATCAAAGTGATACTGGAAAACCTGAAGATGCTAGTTATGGAGACCACAATTCACCCGTACCTCTAGAAGCATAAACTGTTTTGTCGAAGTTAGTTTTAATGGTTTCTCTACCGTTTTCGCTTTCTTCCTTAGTGCCATTTTTAAGCATCACATTATTGAACTTTTCACTCTCTCTAAATGATTTGTCATTCATATCCTTAGACAAAATTGAATCTACATCAACAATAGAACAAGAGGGGATGTTGCATTGCACAGCTAATTCGCGGATTTGGGGGTCTTCACTAATCAAAAACCAATGCAACCCCTCATTTCCTTGCAAGTAGCACTTGTAGATACAACTTTTCAGTAAATTCTTCAATCTCTTCGGCAATTTAGCCATATTCGCCTTCCCAGCGCCGTTGTCATGTTCCATAACATCTGACCATAAGATGATATCCAAAACTTCAGGAAACTCAatgaaaactttcaaattagaaaaattagAGTCATCTAACCTGTCGATAAATTTTAAGGATTCGCGAGCTGCGAAGCTTTTGCGtctttgttgaagaaaatccaGTTCATTCAGTGTGAAAGTTGGAATAtagaaattcaaagttaCTGTCTCTGTACAATCAGAACACCACCTCTTGATATTGCCTAAacccttttcaaaagcCGAAGCATCTATAATGAAATTATACTGTGTCATTAACGTCTTTATTTGAGGTAACCAAAAAGCGGGAAGAAGATGGGTACTTATATCCCAGGAAGTGATGGGAAATCGGTGATAGAAGGTGTTCTTTTGCAAGATCCTAGCTATCTGCAATAGAGAACTCTTCAAAGCTGCCACTGATTGACCTCTATGGAATTAAGAAAATACGTCACGTTTAACGAAaacattgaaattttcaaagtaaAGCAAAAATAACAGCATGTACCAGAGTATTAACGATGAGGTACATTTATCACATACATATATTGCGCTAAAAGTGGTCTTCCCTAATATCAGCAGCCTATAAAGATGCCTCAAAAACCACTCAAAGTCACCAAGAAAGTCAAGGATCCACGTAGGGTTACgaagaagcagaaaaacTTAAGAAAAGCTGCCCCATTGCAgttaaaatcaaaaaagaagtcTCTACTgcatttgaagaaattgaagaagagatCTTCTCTTACTGAGACTACTGAAAGGTTAGTCGCTAGTAAAGTTGGCCATTTAGAGCTGTTAAGAGGTACTAGAAAAGAATTGGAGAAGGGCAAGAAGGCCTCCAAGTGATATCAAGAACTACACTCGTCTGCATGCTTGCAAGGCATTTATTTCTGCGTGGGGCCTAGGTGAGGACCATTCCATCAGCTTTTCTATACTCTAGTTTACTTCTAGTGTTTTGTATATTAGCTTTGTAACTTTTAAGTcattcaaaagagaaatgtGTTGCTTTTTTGTTCCCCGCGAG
This genomic window from Saccharomyces kudriavzevii IFO 1802 strain IFO1802 genome assembly, chromosome: 12 contains:
- the SKDI12G3890 gene encoding uncharacterized protein (similar to Saccharomyces cerevisiae YLR361C-A; ancestral locus Anc_4.201), with product MAVSDNSTSRTQRTQNIEELEKKLGDNPKIALKGGGKTKLMDFEQLRKPHCVKPSARPPVENTAGGLLRAGGHRPQLSDEEVSKRRYENSGEQEDH
- the STE11 gene encoding mitogen-activated protein kinase kinase kinase STE11 (similar to Saccharomyces cerevisiae STE11 (YLR362W); ancestral locus Anc_4.202); protein product: MSEEYMEQVQSAEGSGLIVSDEKVNDLPFVELFLGEIGCAKYLDKFVQCNLVTEEEIKYLDKDILTALGINKIGDRLRIMRKAKSFQRGKRIEQVNELKNLMEKVSSLSTATLSMNSDLVPEKHCVIFILNDGSAKKVNVNGCFNADSIKKRLIRRLPHELLATNSDGQVTKMVQDYDVFVLDYVKNVLHLLYDVELVTICHANDRVEKNRIIFVSKDQTPSDKAISTSKKLYLRTLSALSQVGSSSSNLLLQDKGVSNNSPEGKLLIDNVEKDRIRQIFNQRPPSEFISTNLAGYFPHTDMKRLQKTMRESFRHSARLSINKSRNLSAESNNIGDILLKHSNAVDMALLQGLDQTRLNSKLDKTKISKLTNKKAGTKDTISNQLELLSVGSGGEEDYDFLGEDSEVVSLPTKIATPKNWLKGACIGSGSFGSVYLGMNAHTGELMAVKQVEIKNGNIGASTCNNNNINKQTKMDENNDQKEQLLLRSQNQQKEKSEDVGAVNHPKTNQNIHKKMVDALQHEMNLLKELHHENIVTYYGASQEGGNLNIFLEYVPGGSVSSMLNNYGPFEESLITNFTRQILIGVAYLHKKNIIHRDIKGANILIDIKGCVKITDFGISKKLSPLNKKQNKRASLQGSVFWMSPEVVKQTATTAKADIWSTACVVVEMFTGKHPFPDFSQMQAIFKIGTNTTPEIPSWATSEGKNFLRKAFELDYEYRPTALELLQHPWLDAHIL
- the NMD4 gene encoding Nmd4p (similar to Saccharomyces cerevisiae NMD4 (YLR363C); ancestral locus Anc_4.205), translated to MTQYNFIIDASAFEKGLGNIKRWCSDCTETVTLNFYIPTFTLNELDFLQQRRKSFAARESLKFIDRLDDSNFSNLKVFIEFPEVLDIILWSDVMEHDNGAGKANMAKLPKRLKNLLKSCIYKCYLQGNEGLHWFLISEDPQIRELAVQCNIPSCSIVDVDSILSKDMNDKSFRESEKFNNVMLKNGTKEESENGRETIKTNFDKTVYASRGTGELWSP
- the SKDI12G3920 gene encoding uncharacterized protein (similar to Saccharomyces cerevisiae YLR363W-A; ancestral locus Anc_4.208) → MPQKPLKVTKKVKDPRRVTKKQKNLRKAAPLQLKSKKKSLLHLKKLKKRSSLTETTERLVASKVGHLELLRGTRKELEKGKKASK